The bacterium DNA segment ATTAAACCAGCAGGAATATTCGTTCCCTATCTCCACCCCTTTGACCTCTACTGCCAGGGTATCGCCCTGGGTGGGGACAGTAGTGGAAAGATGGATTTCAAAAGCCCACACCCGAAAATTGAGGACAAAAAGAAGTAAGAGTAGAATTACTGATTTCATTGAAAAAATCAATGTCACCCCTTATAGAAGTGTCGCCATGCCTTGAAGCAGAGCTTCGTCCCGATTCATCGGGACAGCTACAACCAAAACATTTAAAAGATAGTTTGTGATATGGAGTCCTTGCGAAAGCAAGGTTCGGTTTATCATCCTCCCTTTCGGAAGGACTCCAGACCTTTCTACTTGGCACGCAAGAAATTCCTCAGCCGAGTGAAGCAAATCCCGAGCTCTCTCATAAAAAATCGCCCCGCCGGAGCGGGGTTAAAGGGATTGTATTATTCATTATGGCGTATGGTGTAAGTTTACTCAAATTGCTTTTACTTTCTTAACTCCAGGAACTTGCTTCTTCAACTCTTGAGCAATACCACGCCCCTCGCAGAGGGGAGAGGTTCACCCACGCTCCTCTCTGAGGAGAGGGGTTCATTTTACCTGATTACAATATGGGGAGATATTTCTGCAGTTCGTAGTCTGTAACCTGAGTGCGATAACGGTCCCACTCAATCTTCTTATTATCGATGAATTTACTGAAGATATGTTCGCCCAGAGTCTTCTTAACAAGCTGGCTCTTTTCAGTAATCTGGATTGCTTCGATCAGACTCCCCGGGAGCACTTTTATCCCCTGAGCCTCTTTCTCCTCGTCACTCAAGAGAAATATATCTTTTTCTATTGGCTCCGGTAATTCATATCCTCTTTCTATCCCTTCCAGACCAGCCGCCAACATTACTGCAAAACCTAAATAGGGATTACAGGCAGGGTCGGGACTCCTCAACTCTGCACGAGTGGATATCTCCTCTCCCGGCTTATACATGGGAATGCGCACCAGTGCTGAACGGTTCCTCTGTCCCCAACAGATATAAACGGGCGCTTCATATCCTGGAACCAACCTCTTATAAGAGTTGACCCACTGGTTGCAAACTGAAGTAATCTCTTGAGCGTGAAAAAGGAGACCGGCAATAAACGCCTTACCCTCTTTGGAAAGATGATACTTATCCCGGGCATCGAACAAAGCATTCTTATTACCTTTGAATAACGATTGATGCGTATGCATCCCCGAACCATTCTGGCCAAAGAGAGGCTTGGGCATAAATGTGGCATAGACACCCCTCCTTAAGGCCACCTCCTTAACAATAACCTTATATGTCTGGACATTGTCCGCCATAGTCAGGGCATCAGCGAAGCGTAAGTCTATCTCATGCTGAGAAGGTGCTACTTCATGATGACTATATTCTACAGGAATCCCCATCTTCTCCAGATAAAGCACGGTCTCTCTCCGTAAATCGTGAGCCATATCCAGAGGCATTAGGTCGAAATAGCCCCCTACATCAAGGACTTCTGTGCCTTTATCACTCT contains these protein-coding regions:
- a CDS encoding glutamine synthetase family protein translates to MTGKDVLKVVKEKGVKFIRLWFTDILGQLKSVAITERELSRALEGGMGFDGSSIEGFARIFESDLVALPDPSTFQILPVELSSERSETQGGKNRGAVGRMFCDILNPDGSPYEGDPRYILKKNLEKAKKMGYTYHVGPEVEYFYFKSDKGTEVLDVGGYFDLMPLDMAHDLRRETVLYLEKMGIPVEYSHHEVAPSQHEIDLRFADALTMADNVQTYKVIVKEVALRRGVYATFMPKPLFGQNGSGMHTHQSLFKGNKNALFDARDKYHLSKEGKAFIAGLLFHAQEITSVCNQWVNSYKRLVPGYEAPVYICWGQRNRSALVRIPMYKPGEEISTRAELRSPDPACNPYLGFAVMLAAGLEGIERGYELPEPIEKDIFLLSDEEKEAQGIKVLPGSLIEAIQITEKSQLVKKTLGEHIFSKFIDNKKIEWDRYRTQVTDYELQKYLPIL